One window of Scheffersomyces stipitis CBS 6054 chromosome 1, whole genome shotgun sequence genomic DNA carries:
- the CCC2.1 gene encoding copper-transporting P-type ATPase (copper-transporting P-type ATPase with similarity to human Menkes and Wilsons genes (ATU2); with sequence similarity to human Menkes and Wilsons genes), translated as MACCVVAAGVYVALNSFYDKTKFDVSSNVVIGLPEPDHKFPYEAVKSVTMEVSGMTCSSCVSSIEDRINAIAGVTGVKVSLLLETCIIAYDPGMVANLDEFKEAIEEIGFEASFAKENRQQKSHEQRKLESLKKTYSFFVLAGVLAASTWVSKLLSRVAFLIDIRPFFIVLSVLLASVAQFYIGPIFYKPTWNTIKNRKPFTMDTLVALSTTLTYIISFTYVVDFFLETSTTLKEAYLDNLCFDLSSGILFVILGGKYYENLGKLKLSSNLSNLKKLLPESALRVNEDNSVVQIPCSVLKKGDMVLVRPGTKVPIDGQVVKGASFVDELCITGEPTPVRKEPNSIVIAGTYNKTSTLTVITTDAVQDSKLAHLFSFIGDTSTTKSRLTDYIQQTVNFFVPSIIVLSILTYVYWMYVSDVDSQLSGSQYARLRALAVVTVACPCALGLAVPAAITQGMNYASVKGCYVRGSGLDILMRISGIKNRTRAFVLFDKTGTLTSRNVVISDFRFKKKMNSILFWKLIIAAESFEDHPIAYTIVEYGQKQLAKLEDTESSDPNCVEFQYIPAKGIECQVTKDSRSYEIKVGNANILPDSSLRTSSDLWFLVDGEVIAECNLINPIRPESEVLLKYLSENNFEYGVVSGDRNEATARLCKKLGITNFWGECTPEDKFKVTRRIQEEYGLPVVMIGDGMNDAAALTQADLGVSLSAAHQLSIDSSEIVLMNDDLLSLIDLLRISVLTKSKMMFNIWVCIIYNIVMVPLAMGFFTPWGVSISPQWSSTLMSFNSVFVLVNSLRIGREMSAAKS; from the coding sequence ATGGCCTGTTGTGTTGTGGCTGCTGGAGTCTATGTTGCTCTTAATTCGTTCTACGATAAAACCAAATTCGATGTTTCTTCTAATGTCGTCATAGGTCTACCAGAACCTGACCACAAGTTTCCTTACGAAGCAGTTAAGTCAGTGACTATGGAAGTTTCTGGAATGACTTGCTCTAGTTGCGTTTCTTCTATTGAAGATCGCATCAATGCAATCGCTGGTGTCACTGGAGTCAAAGTATCACTTCTTCTAGAAACTTGTATAATCGCCTATGATCCTGGTATGGTCGCTAACTTGGACGAGTTCAAAGAAGCAATAGAGGAAATTGGATTTGAAGCTTCGTTCGCAAAAGAGAATAGACAGCAAAAAAGTCATGAACAAAGGAAACTAGAACTGTTAAAGAAAACCTATTCATTCTTTGTATTGGCAGGAGTTTTAGCTGCATCTACTTGGGTATCAAAACTATTGTCAAGGGTAGCTTTTCTAATTGATATTCGCCCATTTTTCATTGTTCTAAGTGTTCTACTAGCCTCGGTGGCTCAGTTTTATATTGGTCCCATTTTCTACAAGCCTACTTGGAATACGATCAAAAACAGAAAACCATTTACAATGGATACTCTAGTTGCACTTAGTACGACCCTAACCTATATCATATCATTCACCTACGTAGTagatttcttccttgaaaCGTCTACCACTTTGAAAGAAGCCTATTTAGATAACTTGTGTTTCGATTTGTCCTCTGGTATTCTCTTTGTTATTTTAGGTGGAAAATACTACGAGAACTTGGGCAAATTGAAGCTTCtgtccaacttgtctaATCTCAAGAAGCTTTTACCTGAGTCAGCTCTCAGGGTTAATGAAGACAATTCAGTGGTTCAAATTCCCTGTTCAGTATTAAAGAAAGGAGATATGGTGCTTGTTAGGCCAGGCACAAAAGTGCCTATAGACGGACAGGTTGTCAAAGGTGCATCCTTCGTAGACGAATTGTGTATAACTGGAGAACCAACTCCAGTGAGAAAAGAACCTAATAGCATAGTTATTGCTGGGACTTACAACAAGACTTCTACTTTAACTGTTATTACTACTGACGCTGTTCAAGATTCCAAGCTTGCCCACTTGTTCTCTTTCATTGGAGATACTTCTACTACGAAGAGTAGGTTGACAGACTATATACAACAAActgtcaacttctttgttcCTTCTATCATTGTGTTGTCCATCTTGACCTATGTATACTGGATGTATGTGTCGGATGTTGATTCTCAGTTGCTGGGACTGCAATACGCCAGACTTAGAGCTCTAGCTGTTGTCACAGTTGCCTGCCCTTGTGCTCTTGGGTTGGCCGTACCTGCCGCAATAACACAAGGGATGAATTATGCTTCTGTAAAGGGGTGTTATGTGCGTGGAAGTGGTTTGGATATTCTAATGAGGATCTCAGGTATCAAGAATAGGACAAGAGCTTTTGTATTGTTCGACAAAACTGGAACACTTACTTCAAGAAACGTTGTCATATCTGATTTCagattcaagaaaaaaatgaacagtattctcttctggaagttgaTTATAGCTGCAGAGAGTTTTGAGGATCATCCAATTGCCTACAccattgttgaatatgGTCAGAAGCAATTGGCCAAACTTGAGGACACCGAATCAAGTGATCCGAATTGCGTGGAATTTCAGTACATTCCAGCAAAAGGTATTGAATGCCAGGTTACGAAGGATTCTCGGTCTTATGAGATTAAAGTAGGAAATGCAAATATTTTGCCTGACAGTTCATTAAGAACTTCGAGTGATTTATGGTTCCTTGTCGATGGTGAGGTTATAGCTGAGTGCAATCTCATCAATCCTATTCGTCCTGAATCTGAAGTACTACTCAAATATTTATCGGAAAACAACTTTGAGTATGGAGTTGTAAGTGGCGACAGAAATGAAGCCACTGCAAGACTCTGCAAGAAGCTTGGAATCACGAACTTTTGGGGTGAATGTACACCAGAAGATAAATTCAAAGTAACTAGGCGtatacaagaagaatacgGATTGCCGGTAGTAATGATAGGAGACGGAATGAACGATGCTGCCGCTTTAACGCAGGCTGACTTGGGAGTTTCACTTTCTGCTGCTCACCAGTTGTCGATTGATAGCTCTGAAATTGTTCTCATGAATGACGATCTTCTTTCGCTCATCGATTTGCTTCGAATCAGTGTTCTCACCAAGCTGAAAATGATGTTCAACATTTGGGTTTGTATTATCTACAATATAGTCATGGTACCATTGGCAATgggatttttcactccaTGGGGAGTATCGATTTCGCCCCAATGGAGCTCTACCCTTATGTCCTTCAACAGCGTGTTCGTTCTAGTTAATAGCTTACGTATTGGTAGGGAAATGTCGGCTGCAAAATcatag